Proteins from a genomic interval of Nocardia sp. BMG51109:
- a CDS encoding TetR/AcrR family transcriptional regulator, translating into MVDKAVKPLRADARRNRELVLATAGEMLSAEGMAVSFDEIARRAGVGVGTVYRHFPTRDALLEAVLLGRLEQFVEQARTLASADAEPGAAFLDYFARLVGEVALNQALCEALESDQGSDMVATEKIRDSFRREFGTLLRRAQSAGAVRSDLDAADVQDLLVGAAAAERRARLRGAPNYLLPIVLAGLRPE; encoded by the coding sequence GTGGTCGACAAGGCGGTCAAACCCCTGCGTGCGGATGCGCGCCGCAATCGTGAGCTGGTCCTGGCCACGGCCGGGGAGATGCTGTCCGCCGAGGGGATGGCGGTGTCGTTCGACGAGATCGCGCGGCGCGCCGGGGTGGGGGTCGGCACCGTCTACCGGCATTTCCCCACCCGGGACGCGCTGCTGGAGGCGGTGCTGCTCGGGCGGCTCGAGCAGTTCGTCGAGCAGGCTCGGACACTGGCGTCGGCCGATGCCGAACCGGGTGCGGCGTTCCTGGACTACTTCGCCCGGTTGGTCGGCGAGGTCGCACTCAACCAGGCGCTGTGCGAAGCGCTGGAGTCGGATCAGGGCTCGGATATGGTTGCGACCGAGAAGATCCGGGACTCGTTCCGGCGGGAGTTCGGCACGCTGCTACGACGCGCGCAGAGCGCGGGGGCCGTGCGGTCTGATCTCGATGCCGCCGATGTGCAGGATCTCCTCGTCGGTGCCGCGGCTGCGGAACGACGGGCACGGCTGCGCGGCGCGCCGAATTATCTGCTCCCGATCGTTCTGGCCGGCTTGCGTCCGGAATAG